From Lonchura striata isolate bLonStr1 chromosome 3, bLonStr1.mat, whole genome shotgun sequence, one genomic window encodes:
- the MTIF2 gene encoding translation initiation factor IF-2, mitochondrial isoform X1, with translation MNRGLLLRFENLVQLRSACRQLRALSSRKVCGAQWKPMELSAHPMGSLLLHPQLWPKHRLISAALSQCRHLATKEETKKKKKKIPLTRGEVEIRQKMTVEELARAMGKDIDHIYEVLLYTDINLDSVEPDSILHEDHIKMIVQKSGMKYKSAKLKEEKERKNTDAVKRPPADPAVLTPRPPVVTILGHVDHGKTTLLDSLRKTQVASMEAGGITQHIGAFIVHMPSGEKITFLDTPGHAAFSAMRARGTNVTDIVILVVAAEDGVMQQTIESIQHAKNAGVPLILAINKCDKPEADPERVKKELLAHDVVCEEFGGDVQAVNISALKGENLMVLAEATVALAEMLELKADATGLVEGTIIESRKDKGKGPLTTAIIQRGTLRKGCVLVAGKTWAKVRFLFDENGKAVDAASPGMPVEIMGWKECPSAGDEILEVESEQRAQEVVAWRTYVEQQEKMKKDLEVIEAKQKEHRLEYEKKQQKLAHLTWRQRKAVLYKANKHLMFSRPKERTEMDENTLALIVKGDVDGSVEAILNILDSYDCEDECKLDIIYFGIGDISENDISLAEAFNGVIFGFSVKANESIKKLADKKGIKIKLHNIIYKLIEDLKDELNSRLPPTVVETTIGEASVLDTFSVTVGKNKIPVAGCRVHKGLLDRKMKFKLIRNRDVIWKGCLSSLKHHKDDVQVIKTGMDCGLSLDKNLEFSIGDVMICYEEKEVQQTTSWDPGF, from the exons ATGAACCGAGGGTTGCTGCTGAGGTTTGAAAATCTGGTGCAGCTCCGCAGCGCCTGCCGGCAGCTGCGAGCCCTGTCCTCCAGGAAAGTTTGTGGAGCACAATGGAAGCCTATGGAGTTGTCTGCACATCCCATGGGGTCCCTCCTTCTGCATCCACAGCTCTGGCCAAAGCACAGATTAATCAGTGCTGCATTATCACAGTGCAGGCATCTAGCCACAAAGgag gagacaaaaaagaagaaaaagaagattcCCCTGACAAGAGGTGAAGTGGAGATAAGGCAGAAGATGACTGTTGAGGAACTGGCACGAGCTATGGGCAAAGACATAG ATCATATTTATGAAGTGCTGCTGTACACAGACATTAATCTTGATTCAGTAGAACCAGATTCCATCTTACATGAAGACCACATCAAGATGATTGTGCAAAAATCAGGAATGAAGTATAAATCAGCaaaactgaaagaggaaaaagaaagaaaaaacacagatgCTGTGAAGAG ACCTCCTGCAGACCCAGCGGTACTGACCCCACGGCCTCCAGTTGTCACCATCCTGGGACATGTGGATCATGGGAAAACAACCTTACTGGACAGCCTGCGGAAAACCCAGGTGGCATCGATGGAAGCAGGAGGCATCACACAGCACATTGGAGCTTTTATTG TGCATATGCCTTCTGGGGAAAAGATAACCTTCCTTGACACTCCTGGCCATGCAGCCTTTTCAGCCATGCGGGCAAGAGGCACCAACGTCACCGACATTGTCATTCTggtggtggcagcagaggaTGGAGTGATGCAGCAAACCATAGAGTCCATCCAGCACGCCAAAAATGCAGGAG TTCCTCTTATCCTGGCCATTAATAAATGTGACAAACCTGAAGCTGATCCTGAAAGAGTAAAGAAGGAATTGCTGGCTCACGATGTGGTTTGTGAAGAGTTTGGAGGTGATGTTCAGGCTGTAAATATTTCTGCACTCAAG GGGGAAAACCTGATGGTTTTGGCAGAGGCAACTGTTGCTCTGGCAGAGATGTTAGAACTGAAGGCAGATGCCACGGGGCTGGTGGAGGGGACGATCATTGAATCTCGGAAAGACAAAGGGAAAGG TCCACTCACCACAGCCATCATCCAGAGAGGAACTCTGAGGAAAGGCTGTGTTCTGGTTGCAGGGAAGACCTGGGCAAAAGTGCGTTTCCTGTTTGATGAGAACGGCAAAGCTGTGGATGCAGCCTCACCAGGCATGCCCGTGGAAATCATGGGCTGGAAGGAATGCCCTTCAGCAGGAGATGAAATCCTTGAAGTAGAGTCTGAG CAAAGGGCACAGGAAGTTGTAGCTTGGAGGACCTATGTTGAACAACAGGAGAAGATGAAGAAGGACCTGGAAGTTAttgaagcaaagcaaaaggaGCACAGGTTGGAATATGAGAAGAAGCAACAGAAGCTGGCCCACCTGACCTGGAGACAGAGGAAGGCAGTGCTGTACAAGGCCAATAAGCATCTGATGTTCTCAAGGCCTAAGGAGAGAACAGAGATGGATGAAAATACGCTCGCATTAATAGTTAAAG GTGATGTGGATGGATCTGTTGAAGCTATTCTGAACATTCTGGACAGCTATGATTGTGAGGATGAATGCAAACTAGATATTATCTACTTTGGAATAGGAGATATCAGTGAAAATGATATCAGCCTTGCTGAAGCATTTAATG GTGTAATATTTGGATTCAGTGTAAAAGCCAATGAAAGTATCAAAAAGCTGGCTGataaaaagggaataaaaattaaacttcaCAACATTATCTACAAACTTATAGAAGACTTGAAAGATGAACTGAACAGCAGGCTGCCCCCAACTGTGGTGGAGACTACAATAG ggGAAGCTTCTGTTCTTGACACCTTCTCTGTCACagtaggaaaaaacaaaattccagTGGCTGGATGCAGAGTGCACAAAGGGCTGctggacagaaaaatgaagtttaagCTAATCCGTAACAGGGATGTTATTTGGAAAG GATGTTTATCATCACTGAAGCACCATAAAGATGATGTCCAGGTAATAAAAACGGGAATGGATTGTGGATTGAGTTTGGACAAAAATCTGGAGTTCAGTATTGGAGATGTAATGATCTGTTACGAAGAAAAAGAAGTTCAGCAGACAACTTCCTGGGACCCAggattttaa
- the LOC110474342 gene encoding prolyl-tRNA synthetase associated domain-containing protein 1 yields MAAELREALERRLRDLGIATVIAEHPQVFTVEEMMSHVQHMEGGHSKNLFLKDKKKKGFWLVTVLHNRQVNLNELGKKLGVGSGNLRFADENAMLEKLKVGQGCATPLALFCDQGDVTLVLDDALIQGGHKMVYFHPMTNSATMGLSPDDFLKFVRSTGHKPIIIHFDEDIQ; encoded by the exons aTGGCGGCCGAGCTGCGGGAGGCGCTGGAGCGGCGGCTGCGGGACCTGGGCATCGCCACCGTCATCGCCGAACACCCCCAG GTGTTCACTGTTGAAGAAATGATGTCCCACGTCCAACACATGGAAGGAGGTCACAGTAAAAACCTGTTTCTTaaagacaaaaagaagaaagggtTCTGGCTGGTGACCGTCCTGCACAACAGGCAGGTCAATTTGAACGAACTTGGTAAAAAACTGGGTGTTGGAAGTGGAAACCTAAGATTTGCTGACGAGAACGCCATGCTGGAAAAGCTCAAAGTGGGTCAGGGCTGTGCCACGCCACTCGCCCTCTTCTGTGACCAGGGAGATGTGACGCTGGTGCTGGATGATGCCTTGATCCAAGGGGGCCACAAAATGGTGTATTTTCATCCAATGACAAATTCTGCAACCATGGGCTTAAGCCCCGATGACTTCCTGAAGTTTGTGAGATCAACAGGCCACAAGCCCATCATCATACACTTTGATGAAGACATTCAGTAG
- the MTIF2 gene encoding translation initiation factor IF-2, mitochondrial isoform X2 has translation MNRGLLLRFENLVQLRSACRQLRALSSRKVCGAQWKPMELSAHPMGSLLLHPQLWPKHRLISAALSQCRHLATKEETKKKKKKIPLTRGEVEIRQKMTVEELARAMGKDIDHIYEVLLYTDINLDSVEPDSILHEDHIKMIVQKSGMKYKSAKLKEEKERKNTDAVKRPPADPAVLTPRPPVVTILGHVDHGKTTLLDSLRKTQVASMEAGGITQHIGAFIVHMPSGEKITFLDTPGHAAFSAMRARGTNVTDIVILVVAAEDGVMQQTIESIQHAKNAGVPLILAINKCDKPEADPERVKKELLAHDVVCEEFGGDVQAVNISALKGENLMVLAEATVALAEMLELKADATGLVEGTIIESRKDKGKGPLTTAIIQRGTLRKGCVLVAGKTWAKVRFLFDENGKAVDAASPGMPVEIMGWKECPSAGDEILEVESEQRAQEVVAWRTYVEQQEKMKKDLEVIEAKQKEHRLEYEKKQQKLAHLTWRQRKAVLYKANKHLMFSRPKERTEMDENTLALIVKGVIFGFSVKANESIKKLADKKGIKIKLHNIIYKLIEDLKDELNSRLPPTVVETTIGEASVLDTFSVTVGKNKIPVAGCRVHKGLLDRKMKFKLIRNRDVIWKGCLSSLKHHKDDVQVIKTGMDCGLSLDKNLEFSIGDVMICYEEKEVQQTTSWDPGF, from the exons ATGAACCGAGGGTTGCTGCTGAGGTTTGAAAATCTGGTGCAGCTCCGCAGCGCCTGCCGGCAGCTGCGAGCCCTGTCCTCCAGGAAAGTTTGTGGAGCACAATGGAAGCCTATGGAGTTGTCTGCACATCCCATGGGGTCCCTCCTTCTGCATCCACAGCTCTGGCCAAAGCACAGATTAATCAGTGCTGCATTATCACAGTGCAGGCATCTAGCCACAAAGgag gagacaaaaaagaagaaaaagaagattcCCCTGACAAGAGGTGAAGTGGAGATAAGGCAGAAGATGACTGTTGAGGAACTGGCACGAGCTATGGGCAAAGACATAG ATCATATTTATGAAGTGCTGCTGTACACAGACATTAATCTTGATTCAGTAGAACCAGATTCCATCTTACATGAAGACCACATCAAGATGATTGTGCAAAAATCAGGAATGAAGTATAAATCAGCaaaactgaaagaggaaaaagaaagaaaaaacacagatgCTGTGAAGAG ACCTCCTGCAGACCCAGCGGTACTGACCCCACGGCCTCCAGTTGTCACCATCCTGGGACATGTGGATCATGGGAAAACAACCTTACTGGACAGCCTGCGGAAAACCCAGGTGGCATCGATGGAAGCAGGAGGCATCACACAGCACATTGGAGCTTTTATTG TGCATATGCCTTCTGGGGAAAAGATAACCTTCCTTGACACTCCTGGCCATGCAGCCTTTTCAGCCATGCGGGCAAGAGGCACCAACGTCACCGACATTGTCATTCTggtggtggcagcagaggaTGGAGTGATGCAGCAAACCATAGAGTCCATCCAGCACGCCAAAAATGCAGGAG TTCCTCTTATCCTGGCCATTAATAAATGTGACAAACCTGAAGCTGATCCTGAAAGAGTAAAGAAGGAATTGCTGGCTCACGATGTGGTTTGTGAAGAGTTTGGAGGTGATGTTCAGGCTGTAAATATTTCTGCACTCAAG GGGGAAAACCTGATGGTTTTGGCAGAGGCAACTGTTGCTCTGGCAGAGATGTTAGAACTGAAGGCAGATGCCACGGGGCTGGTGGAGGGGACGATCATTGAATCTCGGAAAGACAAAGGGAAAGG TCCACTCACCACAGCCATCATCCAGAGAGGAACTCTGAGGAAAGGCTGTGTTCTGGTTGCAGGGAAGACCTGGGCAAAAGTGCGTTTCCTGTTTGATGAGAACGGCAAAGCTGTGGATGCAGCCTCACCAGGCATGCCCGTGGAAATCATGGGCTGGAAGGAATGCCCTTCAGCAGGAGATGAAATCCTTGAAGTAGAGTCTGAG CAAAGGGCACAGGAAGTTGTAGCTTGGAGGACCTATGTTGAACAACAGGAGAAGATGAAGAAGGACCTGGAAGTTAttgaagcaaagcaaaaggaGCACAGGTTGGAATATGAGAAGAAGCAACAGAAGCTGGCCCACCTGACCTGGAGACAGAGGAAGGCAGTGCTGTACAAGGCCAATAAGCATCTGATGTTCTCAAGGCCTAAGGAGAGAACAGAGATGGATGAAAATACGCTCGCATTAATAGTTAAAG GTGTAATATTTGGATTCAGTGTAAAAGCCAATGAAAGTATCAAAAAGCTGGCTGataaaaagggaataaaaattaaacttcaCAACATTATCTACAAACTTATAGAAGACTTGAAAGATGAACTGAACAGCAGGCTGCCCCCAACTGTGGTGGAGACTACAATAG ggGAAGCTTCTGTTCTTGACACCTTCTCTGTCACagtaggaaaaaacaaaattccagTGGCTGGATGCAGAGTGCACAAAGGGCTGctggacagaaaaatgaagtttaagCTAATCCGTAACAGGGATGTTATTTGGAAAG GATGTTTATCATCACTGAAGCACCATAAAGATGATGTCCAGGTAATAAAAACGGGAATGGATTGTGGATTGAGTTTGGACAAAAATCTGGAGTTCAGTATTGGAGATGTAATGATCTGTTACGAAGAAAAAGAAGTTCAGCAGACAACTTCCTGGGACCCAggattttaa